In Odocoileus virginianus isolate 20LAN1187 ecotype Illinois chromosome 5, Ovbor_1.2, whole genome shotgun sequence, a single window of DNA contains:
- the LOC110127498 gene encoding LOW QUALITY PROTEIN: thyroid transcription factor 1-associated protein 26-like (The sequence of the model RefSeq protein was modified relative to this genomic sequence to represent the inferred CDS: substituted 1 base at 1 genomic stop codon): MAPVWPAQRGWAGSLGTRGGVSPVEFRNKNVKRKTWRPNHLQAFSGSVREGQGFAFRRKLKIQQTYKKLLRGEKKSQTPSESPFTDWYPDHLKHLYLAEEERLRKQLRKADQPLSEEQVDQSLPEDQGSNDQALSEDHCSIEQPQPEEQCSIRINSINIPKKNKKKTSNQKAQEDYEQIQGKRAAKKQEFERRKXEREEAQRLYKKKKMEVFKILSKKTKKGQPNLNLQMEYLLKKIQEKN; the protein is encoded by the coding sequence ATGGCGCCCGTGTGGCCGGCACAAAGAGGATGGGCAGGGAGTTTGGGGACGCGTGGAGGGGTTTCACCGGTTGAATTCAGAAATAAGAATGTGAAACGGAAAACGTGGCGACCTAATCATCTGCAAGCCTTCTCGGGGAGCGTTCGAGAAGGACAAGGCTTTGCATTTCGAAGAAAACTCAAGATTCAGCAAACTTATAAGAAATTACTCCGGGGGGAAAAGAAGTCTCAAACACCAAGTGAATCCCCCTTCACAGATTGGTATCCAGATCATCTGAAACATCTTTATTTAGCTGAAGAGGAAAGACTCAGGAAGCAGCTTAGAAAAGCTGACCAGCCTCTGTCAGAAGAACAAGTTGATCAGTCTTTGCCAGAAGACCAAGGTAGCAATGACCAGGCTTTGTCTGAAGACCACTGTAGCATTGAGCAGCCTCAGCCAGAAGAACAGTGTAGCATAAGAATAAACTCCATTaatattccaaagaaaaataaaaagaaaacatcaaatcaAAAAGCTCAGGAAGACTATGAGCAGATACAAGGCAAGCGAGCTGCTAAGAAACAAGAATTTGAGAggagaaaataagagagagaagaagCCCAAAGGCTctacaagaagaagaaaatggaagtgtTCAAAATACTGAGCAAAAAGACTAAAAAGGGCCAACCAAATTTGAATTTACAAATGGAGTATCttctaaaaaaaatacaagaaaaaaattaa